One genomic segment of Panicum virgatum strain AP13 chromosome 2N, P.virgatum_v5, whole genome shotgun sequence includes these proteins:
- the LOC120662403 gene encoding uncharacterized protein LOC120662403, with protein sequence MTGLTGQIAENNNSADPSNSKGKAEVVDWRVPIVTYLKNPGHGAERNIQHLAFKYILIDDELYHRTAEDILLKCLDSDQTRVAIGEVHEGICGRDIRNQAMLQQLEMLSEARYMHDTFRYQSHSEKDTKDQIVSHSFSLSKVNYQKGICSSNRKTLILEQLQEALDNLNCMILDMKELVVFMSSYPHLYRQPYSMHLLLGNCMFGRQMEAELVLNFLLHTQPHGAEELEVLPVVGPGRVGKTTLVTHVCNDERVRGHFSEIMFLSDHDLKDENLSYIGERCVKKYQTSMLNKHGRMLVIVEVAGDINIDEWKRFYAASKWCMRNGSKFIITSRSDKITKLGTVRAVTMKYLSDEAYWYFFKTLTFGSTDPMMHQRMAYLAMEIARMMNQCLLGATGTICVLMNNFDIRYWCKAPPITTQSPGV encoded by the exons atgaccggtctgaccggtcagattgCTGAAAACAACAATTCGGCCGATCCTTCCAATTCCAAAGGGAAGGCCGAGGTTGTTGATTGGAGGGTGCCTATTGTGACATATTTAAAGAACCCTGGTCATGGTGCAGAGAGGAATATTCAGCATTTGGCATTTAAATACATTTTGatcgacgatgagctttatcatcGGACCGCCGAAGATATACTTCTCAAGTGCTTAGATTCTGATCAGACTCGTGTTGCTATCggagaagttcatgaaggcatctgtg GACGCGACATCAGGAACCAAGCTATGCTCCAGCAGCTGGAGATGCTGAGTGAAGCCCGTTACATGCATGACACCTTCAGGTACCAATCTCACAGTGAGAAGGACACCAAAGATCAGATTGTGAGTCATTCTTTCTCTCTATCCAAAGTAAATTATCAGAAAGGAATATGTTCTTCCAATAGAAAGACACTGATTTTGGAACAATTGCAAGAGGCCCTTGACAATTTGAACTGTATGATCCTTGATATGAAAGAGCTGGTTGTGTTCATGAGCAGCTACCCTCACCTCTACCGCCAGCCATATAGCATGCATCTACTGCTAGGCAACTGCATGTTCGGCCGCCAAATGGAAGCAGAGCTTGTGCTCAATTTCCTATTGCACACACAGCCTCATGGTGCTGAAGAATTGGAGGTCCTGCCAGTTGTTGGTCCAGGCAGAGTTGGCAAGACCACCCTTGTCACACATGTTTGCAATGATGAAAGAGTTCGTGGTCATTTTTCAGAAATCATGTTCTTGAGTGACCATGATTTGAAAGATGAAAACTTATCCTATATTGGGGAAAGATGTGTGAAGAAATATCAAACTTCCATGTTGAACAAACATGGGAGAATGCTAGTAATTGTTGAGGTGGCTGGAGACATCAACATAGATGAGTGGAAGAGGTTTTATGCTGCTTCAAAATGGTGTATGAGAAATGGTAGTAAATTCATAATCACAAGTCGGTCTGACAAGATCACGAAGCTTGGGACGGTGAGGGCAGTAACAATGAAATATTTATCCGACGAAGCGTACTGGTACTTCTTCAAGACACTTACATTTGGAAGCACAGATCCCATGATGCACCAGAGGATGGCTTACTTGGCCATGGAGATAGCCAGGATGATGAATCAATGTCTCTTAGGTGCAACCGGTACTATCTGCGTGCTGATGAACAACTTTGACATCCGCTATTGGTGCAAG GCTCCTCCAATCACTACCCAGTCACCTGGGGTGTGA